A portion of the Rhodothermales bacterium genome contains these proteins:
- a CDS encoding ABC transporter permease, translated as MLNGLWKLTWIETKVFLREPMGVFGTIGIPVVLFIVLGRVLGAGSSNAADGASVQVPILAALMIAISAVLSLVAIISIYREGGILKRLRATPLTPVTILSAQVIVKLGFTAISLVLLVLAGRQFFPGAITPHLASFSAALLLSTLSILSLGFVIASLVPTARFAQPIGAGFMYPMLAVSGLFFPLEGMSPVLKGFALLLPTTHAVALLEATWRFGDWAGQWIHVAALLLAFGVCTAISTKVFRWE; from the coding sequence ATGCTGAACGGACTCTGGAAGCTGACCTGGATCGAAACGAAGGTGTTTCTGCGCGAACCCATGGGGGTGTTCGGCACGATCGGCATCCCGGTGGTGCTGTTTATCGTGCTCGGCCGCGTGTTGGGCGCCGGGAGTTCGAATGCGGCGGATGGCGCTTCGGTTCAAGTCCCCATCCTTGCGGCCCTCATGATCGCCATCAGCGCTGTGCTATCGCTTGTGGCCATCATTTCGATTTACCGGGAGGGTGGCATCCTGAAACGTCTGCGCGCCACCCCGCTCACACCTGTCACCATCTTGAGCGCTCAGGTGATCGTCAAGCTCGGGTTTACGGCGATCAGCCTGGTATTGCTGGTGCTGGCCGGCCGGCAGTTTTTCCCCGGCGCCATAACCCCACATCTCGCCAGCTTTTCCGCCGCCTTGCTCCTGAGCACGCTGAGTATTCTGTCGCTCGGTTTCGTGATCGCCAGCCTCGTTCCCACCGCCCGGTTCGCTCAACCCATCGGGGCGGGCTTCATGTACCCTATGTTGGCGGTGTCCGGACTGTTTTTTCCCCTCGAAGGGATGTCGCCGGTCTTAAAAGGCTTTGCGCTTTTGTTACCCACCACCCACGCCGTCGCCCTGCTCGAAGCGACCTGGCGGTTCGGCGACTGGGCCGGCCAGTGGATCCATGTCGCGGCTCTGTTGCTGGCGTTCGGAGTCTGCACCGCTATTTCGACGAAGGTGTTTCGGTGGGAGTAA
- a CDS encoding ABC transporter ATP-binding protein — MPTPVISVSNLGKRYGSTVAVEDVSLEVYAGEIFGLIGPNGAGKTTTMECLQGHRKADKGTISVLGLHPQRDAQALRRRIGVQHQEAHLQKRIKVWEAVDLWSSLYATSAVDGDALLTRLGLQEKRNAWFMTLSGGQKQRLFIALALIHDPELVFLDELTTGLDPQARRTIWELITDIHDRGKTVFLTTHLMEEAERLCDRVAIIEHGKVLEIGTPADLVDTHCPERRVVFTSDDTGLAGRLGRLPARVSVSGEGVTYTLDGAGDSFVTEVIYFIAREAIRVSGFRTEMPTLEDVFLKLTGHGIRE; from the coding sequence ATGCCTACACCCGTCATCTCCGTCTCCAACCTGGGGAAACGCTACGGATCCACCGTGGCGGTCGAAGATGTTTCCCTCGAAGTCTACGCGGGCGAGATCTTCGGCCTGATTGGCCCGAATGGCGCCGGTAAAACGACCACGATGGAGTGCCTCCAGGGCCACCGCAAGGCGGATAAAGGGACGATCTCGGTGCTGGGTCTCCATCCCCAACGGGATGCGCAGGCGCTGCGCCGGCGCATCGGCGTCCAGCACCAGGAAGCGCATCTACAGAAACGCATCAAGGTCTGGGAGGCGGTCGACCTCTGGTCGTCCTTGTACGCCACCAGCGCCGTCGACGGCGACGCACTCCTCACTCGCCTCGGCCTCCAGGAAAAGCGCAACGCCTGGTTCATGACACTCTCCGGCGGCCAGAAGCAGCGGCTGTTTATCGCCCTCGCCCTCATTCACGACCCCGAACTGGTGTTCCTCGACGAACTCACCACCGGCCTCGATCCCCAGGCGCGGCGGACCATCTGGGAGCTCATCACTGACATCCACGACCGTGGCAAAACCGTCTTTCTGACCACACATCTGATGGAAGAGGCGGAACGACTGTGCGACCGCGTCGCGATCATCGAACACGGGAAGGTGCTCGAAATCGGGACGCCGGCGGACCTCGTGGATACCCACTGCCCGGAACGCCGTGTCGTATTCACGAGCGACGATACCGGCCTGGCAGGCCGCCTCGGTCGTCTACCTGCCAGGGTGTCGGTCTCGGGCGAAGGGGTGACGTACACGCTCGATGGCGCCGGCGACTCGTTTGTAACGGAGGTAATCTATTTCATTGCGCGCGAAGCTATCCGGGTGAGTGGGTTTCGGACGGAGATGCCCACGCTGGAGGACGTGTTCCTCAAGCTCACCGGCCACGGAATCAGGGAATAA